The nucleotide window TAGAAGATGAGGTATTCATGAGGTGGGAGCTTGTTCCTCCGGTGGTTTGATGTCGCGAAAGCAAAAATACAAGGCCACATCGTAGGCGATTTTGACGCCACCCGCGAGAAAAAATGGCGCGTTCAAGAAGGCCGCACTAAAGAAAGCGCCAGTCATCGCCGGCGCCAGTGCACTCCCCGCCGTGCGGGCAAATGTCGTCATGCCCGCCGCCGCCGAGCGTTCATCAGTAGCCACCACCGCCATCAAATATGAATGGCGAGCCGGCACATCCATTTGCGCTAGGCAGTAGCGTAAAACGCACATCATCATGGCGAGCGTCAGTGTCGGCATCAGTGGCGTCAGCAAGAGAAAGACGTTGGCCGGAATATGCGTGAACACCATAGTGTTAATCAGCCCAAACTGTGCAGCGAGGCGCGCGGCGACCAACGCCGATAACCCAGCCACGATGTGCACCCAAAAGAACAGTTGCCCAAGCGTGGCGACGTCGGCACCAAAGCGCAAGTAAAACCAATAGGCCAAGAGGCTTTGCACGACTAACCCGCCAGCGAACGAATCTACGAAAAAGAGCCCGGAGAGGTTGCGCACGAGACCGCGTGACCGATGGAGTCCGGTGAGACCGGGGCCGTGCACCTGTGTCGTCACCACTTCTACTCGCGACGAGGCGATAAGAAACAACAGGCCAAGCGCGACCCCAAGCACGGCATAGACAGCGAAGAGCAAGCGGTAGCTGTGCAGTTGAGAGTAGCCCCACCGTTGCAGCTCCACCGTTACGACACCGCCGGCCAACGCGCCAACTGCCGTCGCGAGCGACCCGACTAAGTTGTACCAGGCAAAGACGCGGGTGCGTTGTCGATCATCGGTAATTTGCGCCAAGGCGGCTTGTTCGATGGCAATGAACGGTCCGGCTTCGTTCCCGGTCGGGCTCAGCACTCCGACAAACGCAACCAAAGAAAGCACCAGCGGATTGCTGGTCAGACCGAAGACGATACCCGCCAGTACCATGAGCCCGGCACCGACCAACAGCATCCGCCGCCGACCGATCCTGTCGGCAAAGCGCGCGATGAACAGCGAGATGACGGCATCGCCCACCAGCGTGCAGGAGAGTAACAAGCCGATCTGCCGATCGCTCAGCCCCACTGCTGCCAGGTGTAACGCCAGAATGACCGACAAGAGCCCATAGGCGAACAAGCGAATGGAGCGCGAGCCGAAGAGCAACCAAGTGTCGCGGGAGAGAAAGCCGGTCGTTACTTCGCCCTGCCCTGTGAAAGCCAGCACATCCATTCGCTCATGTTCCCCGCTCATCACGCCTCCGCTCTTGATCGGTTATGCGTATCAGAGGAAGATCAGGGGCCACAAGGAGCCTGGGTGCCCATCCGAATAACGGTGGACCCTATGTCATGTCGAGCGGAGCGAGACATCTTTCTTCAGCGTTCACAGCGAGATTCCTCGCTACGCTCGGAATGACAGCATCGGACGATAGTGGTTGCGGAGAGGTCCTAACGGAAAAGGAAAGCTCGTCATGAAACAAGCGCTCAGCGGTATCCGCGTGTTGGATTTCACTCAAGTCATGGCTGGGCCTTTTTGCGCCATGCTGCTCGGCGACCAGGGTGCGGATGTCATCAAAATCGAACCGCCTGAAGGCGACGCCACGCGGCGGATGGGCAAAAGCCAGGGCAAGGAAAGCACCGGCTTCTGGGCGGTCAACCGCAACAAGCGCGGCATAGTCCTGAACCTAAAAGATCCTTGCGCGCAAGCCATTGCCAGAACCTTGGCGACCACGGCGGATATCTTGGTGGAAAATTATCGCCCGGGAGTCTTGGGCAGTTTTGGCTTGGGCTATGAAGCGCTCAGTCAGCTCAACCCACGTCTGATTTACGCCTCTATCTCCGGCTTCGGATCGACCGGACCCTACGCGCAACGCGGCGGATTCGACCTGGTCGCGCAGGGCATGTCGGGCATCATGTCGATCACCGGGGAAGTCGATAGGCCGCCGGTGAAATGCGGCATTCCCATTACCGATCTCGGCGCGGGCCTGTTCGCGTTACAAGCGATCCTCTCTGCCTACATTCACCGCCTGCAGACCGGCGAAGGCCAGTTCATCGATACCTCGCTGTTCGAGGCTGGAGTCGCGTTGTCCATTTGGGAATCCACCCAATACTTTTCTACCGGCGAGATTCCCGAACCGATGGG belongs to Deltaproteobacteria bacterium and includes:
- a CDS encoding MFS transporter: MDVLAFTGQGEVTTGFLSRDTWLLFGSRSIRLFAYGLLSVILALHLAAVGLSDRQIGLLLSCTLVGDAVISLFIARFADRIGRRRMLLVGAGLMVLAGIVFGLTSNPLVLSLVAFVGVLSPTGNEAGPFIAIEQAALAQITDDRQRTRVFAWYNLVGSLATAVGALAGGVVTVELQRWGYSQLHSYRLLFAVYAVLGVALGLLFLIASSRVEVVTTQVHGPGLTGLHRSRGLVRNLSGLFFVDSFAGGLVVQSLLAYWFYLRFGADVATLGQLFFWVHIVAGLSALVAARLAAQFGLINTMVFTHIPANVFLLLTPLMPTLTLAMMMCVLRYCLAQMDVPARHSYLMAVVATDERSAAAGMTTFARTAGSALAPAMTGAFFSAAFLNAPFFLAGGVKIAYDVALYFCFRDIKPPEEQAPTS
- a CDS encoding CoA transferase, giving the protein MKQALSGIRVLDFTQVMAGPFCAMLLGDQGADVIKIEPPEGDATRRMGKSQGKESTGFWAVNRNKRGIVLNLKDPCAQAIARTLATTADILVENYRPGVLGSFGLGYEALSQLNPRLIYASISGFGSTGPYAQRGGFDLVAQGMSGIMSITGEVDRPPVKCGIPITDLGAGLFALQAILSAYIHRLQTGEGQFIDTSLFEAGVALSIWESTQYFSTGEIPEPMGSAHRMSTPYQAIRCANGYITLGAANQRTWERFAHVIGAPELLDRPEYKENSSRVQHRHQLALDIEAITVRQPRAHWLTLLEEAGVPCGPIQNYAEVFADPHVQARELAQEMDHPVGGRIRVLGPAVKLSKTPAQLLRRSPLYGEHTAEILQELGYTEADIRELASSGAIILPSPST